One segment of Curtobacterium sp. MR_MD2014 DNA contains the following:
- a CDS encoding BTAD domain-containing putative transcriptional regulator — MPVASRVAVLGPVTVAGPDGAAVAVPGALARSFLTALVLAPGRALGTEALIDELWGADRPRGARAALQTLVSRLRRTTADGLVVSTSTGYALGGDPADVDLVAAERAVHAPDTAAVRGALGRWRGAPGADVDGDLGSALADRAAAVEHALRRRLAVLLLEDGDAAAAATTWLAEVDAAPFDDTAVGGAMRALDVDGRTPEALAVFAAHRGRLADGLGADPSAELVRLNAELLRRSASATDHPVRRTGLRVAPNELVGRQDDVATVSRSLDEHRLVTVLGPGGLGKTRLAQAVAAALPPTTGVVVCELAPIDDGEDLLPALGALLGITEVRTARMLQDAVVTDLWGRVVRALDDGPTVLVLDNCEHLLQAVARCTADLLAAVPGLRVLTTSRAPLAIAGEVVAPLGPLPVEADGAAVRLFTERARAARPGAVLPVDAVRRICTRLDGSPLAIELAAARIRGMSVDEVERRLDDRFALLRGGDRSAPERHRTLLAVIEWSWRLLDEGAQDLLTRLALFPDGVAVEAVESVAEPGRRWDALDDLADLVEQSLVQLVEVEGEPVRYRLLETVREFGAARLAARGTTEAVRAAMTAWGRELSAARNLFALRGPAQLVAFTEVRREADTLVTLLRWAIRADDVPTVAQVFAALGGYWTLRGLHREVAATAPDVVAALRSRVPAPADRTATVIGLVMCGATAVFTDLRTTARAISGLRELHRSGRAEDPVVDALAGLLLALPRPEQGSAELARLRAHREPAVALLGHLLSAPLAENDGDPAGALRYIRRAEELARTTGEAWTTGTVAVTLTQLLAQSGRYRESLAAAVTAREDLELFGAEDDLYEIGWTVGLASAATGDVDRARAVAADLRHRPDGGRGGFDDRGLIAVLAVAITAECARYEGDLAGAAAAYAAAWDVVQPGRGPAAHWALTAGAARIAAVDEAGAGRTDGAAPGLPAAELAVARRIRVGTLVQLRLRQARRDVPVIGTALAGLAIAYARTGRPDTAAACWGTLTRIGSRQDFAVLAHARLRPLLAEAVGEPALADAETAAAGRDRTEAVSWVRRVLEDARLPG, encoded by the coding sequence GTGCCCGTCGCGTCCCGTGTCGCCGTCCTCGGACCGGTGACGGTGGCGGGCCCGGACGGTGCCGCGGTCGCCGTTCCCGGTGCACTCGCGCGGTCGTTCCTGACCGCGCTGGTGCTCGCACCCGGCCGTGCACTCGGCACCGAGGCACTGATCGACGAGCTCTGGGGTGCGGACCGGCCGAGGGGCGCCCGGGCGGCCCTGCAGACCCTGGTCTCCCGACTGCGCCGGACGACGGCGGACGGTCTCGTCGTGTCGACCAGCACGGGGTACGCGCTCGGTGGCGACCCGGCGGACGTCGACCTCGTCGCCGCGGAGCGGGCCGTGCACGCACCCGACACCGCAGCGGTGCGGGGAGCGCTCGGCCGGTGGCGGGGCGCACCGGGTGCGGACGTCGACGGGGACCTGGGCTCGGCGCTCGCCGACCGCGCGGCCGCGGTCGAGCACGCCCTGCGTCGGCGGCTCGCCGTCCTGCTGCTCGAGGACGGCGACGCCGCCGCTGCTGCGACCACCTGGCTCGCCGAGGTCGACGCGGCGCCCTTCGACGACACGGCGGTCGGCGGAGCGATGCGCGCCCTCGACGTCGACGGGCGGACCCCGGAGGCACTCGCGGTGTTCGCCGCGCACCGCGGACGGCTGGCGGACGGACTCGGGGCCGATCCGTCCGCGGAGCTCGTGCGGCTGAACGCCGAGCTCCTGCGTCGGTCGGCGTCCGCGACCGACCACCCGGTCCGGCGGACCGGGCTCCGGGTCGCGCCGAACGAGCTCGTCGGGCGGCAGGACGACGTCGCGACGGTGTCCCGGTCGCTCGACGAGCACCGCCTGGTCACGGTGCTCGGCCCGGGCGGACTCGGCAAGACGCGTCTGGCGCAGGCCGTCGCCGCCGCGCTGCCCCCGACCACGGGCGTCGTCGTCTGCGAGCTCGCACCGATCGACGACGGCGAGGACCTGCTGCCTGCCCTCGGCGCACTGCTCGGGATCACCGAGGTCCGGACGGCGCGCATGCTGCAGGACGCGGTCGTCACCGACCTGTGGGGCCGGGTGGTGCGTGCCCTCGACGACGGACCGACGGTGCTCGTGCTCGACAACTGCGAGCACCTGCTGCAGGCCGTGGCCCGCTGCACGGCCGACCTGCTCGCCGCCGTGCCCGGCCTGCGGGTGCTCACGACGTCCCGGGCACCGCTCGCCATCGCGGGCGAGGTCGTCGCACCCCTCGGACCGCTGCCGGTCGAGGCCGACGGCGCGGCGGTCCGGCTGTTCACCGAACGCGCCCGTGCCGCTCGGCCCGGTGCGGTGCTGCCCGTGGACGCGGTGCGCAGGATCTGCACCCGACTCGACGGGTCGCCGCTCGCCATCGAGCTCGCCGCCGCCCGCATCCGGGGGATGTCGGTCGACGAGGTCGAACGGCGGCTCGACGACCGCTTCGCCCTGCTGCGCGGTGGTGACCGGAGCGCTCCCGAACGGCACCGCACCCTGCTCGCCGTCATCGAGTGGAGCTGGCGGCTGCTCGACGAGGGCGCCCAGGACCTGCTGACCCGCCTCGCACTGTTCCCCGACGGTGTCGCGGTCGAGGCCGTCGAGTCGGTGGCGGAGCCCGGACGGCGGTGGGACGCGCTCGACGACCTCGCCGACCTGGTGGAACAGTCCCTCGTGCAGCTCGTCGAGGTCGAGGGGGAGCCGGTCCGCTACCGACTGCTCGAGACCGTGCGCGAGTTCGGCGCCGCACGCCTGGCGGCGCGGGGCACCACCGAGGCCGTGCGGGCGGCCATGACCGCGTGGGGCCGGGAGCTGTCGGCAGCGCGCAACCTGTTCGCACTGCGGGGTCCGGCGCAGCTCGTCGCGTTCACCGAGGTCCGCCGCGAGGCCGACACGCTCGTCACCCTGCTGCGCTGGGCGATCCGCGCCGACGACGTGCCGACGGTGGCGCAGGTCTTCGCGGCCCTCGGCGGGTACTGGACGCTCCGCGGGCTGCACCGCGAGGTCGCCGCGACCGCACCCGACGTCGTCGCGGCGCTGCGGTCGCGCGTGCCGGCGCCGGCCGACCGCACCGCGACGGTGATCGGCCTCGTGATGTGCGGTGCGACCGCGGTGTTCACCGACCTCCGCACCACCGCCCGGGCGATCAGCGGACTCCGGGAGCTGCACCGCTCCGGGCGTGCCGAGGACCCGGTCGTCGACGCGCTCGCCGGGCTCCTGCTCGCCCTGCCGCGACCCGAGCAGGGCTCCGCCGAGCTGGCACGGCTGCGTGCCCACCGGGAGCCCGCGGTCGCCCTGCTCGGCCACCTGCTCAGCGCGCCGCTGGCCGAGAACGACGGCGACCCGGCCGGGGCGCTGCGGTACATCCGGCGTGCGGAGGAGCTGGCACGGACGACCGGAGAGGCCTGGACCACGGGCACCGTCGCGGTCACGCTGACTCAGCTGCTCGCGCAGTCCGGGCGGTACCGGGAGTCCCTCGCCGCCGCCGTCACCGCCCGGGAGGACCTCGAGCTGTTCGGGGCGGAGGACGACCTGTACGAGATCGGGTGGACCGTCGGTCTCGCCTCGGCCGCGACCGGCGACGTCGACCGTGCACGTGCCGTCGCAGCAGACCTGCGGCACCGGCCCGACGGCGGCCGCGGCGGGTTCGACGACCGCGGGCTGATCGCCGTGCTCGCGGTCGCGATCACCGCCGAGTGCGCGCGGTACGAGGGCGACCTCGCCGGGGCCGCGGCGGCGTACGCCGCGGCCTGGGACGTCGTGCAGCCCGGTCGCGGACCCGCCGCGCACTGGGCGCTGACGGCGGGGGCGGCACGCATCGCGGCGGTGGACGAGGCGGGCGCGGGCCGGACCGACGGCGCGGCCCCGGGCCTCCCGGCAGCCGAACTGGCTGTCGCCCGCCGGATCCGTGTCGGCACCCTCGTGCAGCTGCGGCTCCGCCAGGCCCGCCGGGACGTGCCCGTCATCGGGACGGCACTCGCCGGGCTCGCGATCGCGTACGCGCGCACCGGACGTCCGGACACGGCTGCCGCGTGCTGGGGCACGCTCACGCGGATCGGCTCGCGGCAGGACTTCGCGGTGCTCGCGCACGCCCGGCTGCGACCGCTGCTCGCCGAGGCCGTGGGGGAGCCGGCGCTCGCCGACGCCGAGACGGCCGCGGCCGGCAGGGACCGGACCGAGGCCGTCTCGTGGGTGCGGCGCGTGCTCGAGGACGCTCGCCTGCCCGGCTGA
- a CDS encoding FUSC family protein, translating into MARAERITGAGRRLWRWSRDSGTQPRLLLAGKAALAATIAWTLAKYAPGVAAEYPYYAPLGAIVAMRTTVFAGIRAGVQTLVGITLGILIAGFTMLIGDPGVIAVALVVGLGVLVSGFRILGEGYSWVPMAALFVLLIGGGNAEGYSFAYVVQMAIGIGIGLAVNFAVVPPLHFWDAERRIDQVNAVLAQQLDDLADVLDEGEPDTGAWDRQQERLDKAIAEVRDRVSTAQEARRMNPRSVLRGPRARLQTDGARFRALERVAWYTTDLTELVARSGPVAENIGRPDPAFAGPFAAALRKVACVVRGDCEEDGADESIADLERAIDASDADPSQVTVTSSAIVALRGVLESEKRATADVDTETGPSGRRG; encoded by the coding sequence ATGGCGAGAGCGGAACGGATCACCGGCGCAGGGCGCCGTCTGTGGCGGTGGAGTCGGGACTCCGGCACCCAGCCGCGGTTGTTGCTGGCCGGCAAGGCCGCGCTGGCCGCCACGATCGCGTGGACCCTGGCGAAGTACGCGCCGGGCGTCGCCGCGGAGTACCCGTACTACGCACCGCTCGGTGCGATCGTCGCGATGCGCACGACCGTCTTCGCGGGGATCCGGGCCGGCGTCCAGACGCTGGTCGGCATCACGCTCGGCATCCTGATCGCCGGGTTCACGATGCTCATCGGCGATCCCGGGGTCATCGCGGTCGCGCTCGTCGTCGGCCTCGGGGTGCTCGTCTCGGGCTTCCGGATCCTGGGCGAGGGGTACTCGTGGGTGCCGATGGCGGCGCTCTTCGTGCTCCTCATCGGCGGCGGCAACGCGGAGGGCTACTCGTTCGCGTACGTCGTGCAGATGGCGATCGGCATCGGCATCGGGCTCGCGGTGAACTTCGCCGTGGTCCCGCCGCTGCACTTCTGGGACGCCGAGCGCCGCATCGACCAGGTGAACGCCGTGCTCGCGCAGCAGCTCGACGACCTGGCGGACGTGCTCGACGAGGGCGAGCCGGACACCGGTGCCTGGGACCGCCAGCAGGAGCGGCTGGACAAGGCGATCGCCGAGGTGCGGGACCGCGTCTCGACTGCGCAGGAGGCGCGCCGGATGAACCCCCGGAGCGTGCTGCGGGGGCCGCGTGCGCGCCTGCAGACCGACGGCGCGCGCTTCCGGGCGCTCGAGCGCGTCGCCTGGTACACGACCGACCTCACCGAGCTGGTCGCCCGTTCGGGTCCGGTCGCGGAGAACATCGGGCGGCCGGACCCGGCGTTCGCAGGACCCTTCGCGGCCGCGCTCCGGAAGGTCGCCTGCGTGGTTCGCGGTGACTGCGAGGAGGACGGGGCGGACGAGTCGATCGCCGACCTCGAGCGCGCCATCGACGCCAGTGACGCGGACCCGTCGCAGGTGACGGTGACCTCCAGCGCGATCGTCGCGCTGCGCGGGGTGCTCGAGTCCGAGAAGCGGGCGACCGCCGACGTCGACACCGAGACCGGGCCCTCGGGACGACGCGGTTGA
- the rplQ gene encoding 50S ribosomal protein L17, with product MPKPTKGPRLGGGPAHERLLLSNLANALFTHGRITTTETKAKRLRPVAERLITFAKRGDLHARRRVIAQLRDKSVVHTLFTEIAPQVEDRQGGYTRITKLGFRKGDNAPLASIELVLEPVSSTPAPVKRDAAPAAAASAEETPAEETPVESTETTEESAPVEAETETPAAAEVEADAEAKSDDAK from the coding sequence ATGCCGAAGCCCACCAAGGGCCCCCGCCTCGGTGGCGGCCCCGCCCACGAGCGCCTGCTCCTGAGCAACCTCGCCAACGCCCTCTTCACGCACGGTCGCATCACGACCACCGAGACGAAGGCCAAGCGCCTGCGTCCCGTCGCCGAGCGTCTCATCACGTTCGCGAAGCGTGGCGACCTGCACGCGCGTCGTCGTGTGATCGCCCAGCTGCGCGACAAGTCCGTCGTGCACACGCTGTTCACGGAGATCGCCCCGCAGGTCGAGGACCGTCAGGGCGGCTACACCCGCATCACGAAGCTCGGCTTCCGCAAGGGTGACAACGCGCCGCTCGCCTCGATCGAGCTCGTCCTCGAGCCGGTGTCGAGCACGCCGGCCCCGGTCAAGCGCGACGCGGCCCCGGCTGCTGCCGCCTCGGCCGAGGAGACCCCGGCCGAGGAGACCCCGGTCGAGTCCACGGAGACGACCGAGGAGTCCGCTCCCGTCGAGGCCGAGACCGAGACCCCGGCTGCCGCCGAGGTCGAGGCCGACGCCGAGGCGAAGTCGGACGACGCCAAGTAG
- a CDS encoding DNA-directed RNA polymerase subunit alpha has translation MLIAQRPTLTEESISEHRSRFVIEPLEPGFGYTLGNSLRRTLLSSIPGAAVTSIRIDGVLHEFSTVPGVKEDVTEIILNIKSLVVSSEHDEPITAYLRKQGAGQVTAADISAPAGVEIHNPDLVIATLNDTARFELELTIERGRGYVSATQNRSEFSEAGQIPIDSIYSPVLKVTYRVEATRAGERTDFDRLVVDVESKPAITPRDAIASAGRTLVELFGLARELNTAAEGIEIGPAPVDAVLSNELQTPIEDLDLSVRSYNCLKREGINTVSELVALSETQLMNIRNFGQKSVDEVKDKLTELGLSLKDTVPGFDGAHFYSGYDEDESNN, from the coding sequence GTGCTCATTGCACAGCGCCCCACCCTGACCGAGGAGTCGATCTCCGAGCACCGCTCGCGCTTCGTCATCGAGCCGCTCGAGCCGGGCTTCGGTTACACCCTCGGCAACTCGCTGCGCCGCACGCTCCTCTCCTCGATCCCCGGCGCGGCTGTCACCAGCATCCGCATCGACGGCGTCCTCCACGAGTTCAGCACCGTCCCCGGTGTCAAGGAAGACGTCACCGAGATCATCCTCAACATCAAGAGCCTCGTCGTCTCCAGCGAGCACGACGAGCCGATCACCGCGTACCTGCGCAAGCAGGGTGCCGGTCAGGTCACCGCGGCGGACATCTCCGCCCCGGCCGGCGTCGAGATCCACAACCCGGACCTCGTCATCGCGACCCTGAACGACACCGCGCGCTTCGAGCTGGAGCTGACGATCGAGCGTGGCCGCGGCTACGTCTCGGCGACCCAGAACCGTTCGGAGTTCAGCGAGGCCGGGCAGATCCCGATCGACTCGATCTACTCGCCGGTCCTCAAGGTCACCTACCGCGTCGAGGCGACGCGTGCCGGTGAGCGCACGGACTTCGACCGCCTGGTCGTCGACGTCGAGTCGAAGCCGGCGATCACGCCGCGCGACGCCATCGCGTCGGCCGGTCGCACGCTGGTCGAGCTGTTCGGTCTCGCCCGCGAGCTGAACACGGCGGCCGAGGGCATCGAGATCGGCCCCGCGCCGGTCGACGCGGTGCTCTCGAACGAGCTGCAGACCCCGATCGAGGACCTCGACCTGTCGGTGCGCAGCTACAACTGCCTCAAGCGGGAGGGCATCAACACGGTGTCCGAGCTCGTCGCCCTGTCGGAGACGCAGCTCATGAACATCCGCAACTTCGGTCAGAAGTCGGTGGACGAGGTCAAGGACAAGCTCACCGAGCTCGGCCTGTCCCTCAAGGACACCGTCCCCGGATTCGACGGCGCCCACTTCTACAGCGGGTACGACGAGGACGAGTCCAACAACTGA
- the rpsK gene encoding 30S ribosomal protein S11: MATPKTAARKPRRKEKKNVAVGQAHIKSTFNNTIVSITDPSGAVLSWASSGAVGFKGSRKSTPFAAQLAAESAARQAQEHGVKKVDVFVKGPGSGRETAIRSLQAAGLEVGSINDVTPQAHNGCRPPKRRRV, encoded by the coding sequence ATGGCTACCCCCAAGACTGCCGCGCGCAAGCCGCGTCGCAAGGAGAAGAAGAACGTCGCCGTGGGCCAGGCCCACATCAAGAGCACGTTCAACAACACCATCGTCAGCATCACCGACCCGTCGGGTGCCGTCCTCAGCTGGGCGTCCTCGGGTGCCGTGGGCTTCAAGGGTTCGCGCAAGTCGACGCCGTTCGCGGCGCAGCTCGCCGCCGAGTCCGCTGCGCGTCAGGCGCAGGAGCACGGCGTCAAGAAGGTCGACGTCTTCGTCAAGGGCCCGGGCTCGGGTCGCGAGACCGCGATCCGTTCGCTCCAGGCCGCTGGCCTCGAGGTCGGCTCGATCAACGACGTCACCCCGCAGGCGCACAACGGCTGCCGCCCGCCGAAGCGTCGCCGCGTCTGA
- the rpsM gene encoding 30S ribosomal protein S13, whose amino-acid sequence MARLAGVDIPREKRVEIALTYIYGVGRTRAVQALAETGISGDIRVKDLTDDQLVALRDFIEGNFKVEGDLRREVAADIRRKVEIGSYEGLRHRRGLPVRGQRTKTNARTRKGPKRTVAGKKKAR is encoded by the coding sequence ATGGCACGTCTAGCAGGCGTCGACATCCCGCGCGAGAAGCGCGTGGAGATCGCACTCACGTACATCTACGGCGTCGGCCGTACCCGCGCGGTCCAGGCACTCGCCGAGACCGGTATCTCCGGTGACATCCGCGTCAAGGACCTGACCGACGACCAGCTCGTCGCCCTCCGTGACTTCATCGAGGGCAACTTCAAGGTGGAGGGTGACCTCCGCCGCGAGGTCGCCGCCGACATCCGCCGCAAGGTCGAGATCGGTAGCTACGAGGGTCTCCGCCACCGTCGTGGTCTCCCGGTGCGTGGTCAGCGCACCAAGACCAACGCGCGTACCCGCAAGGGACCGAAGCGCACCGTGGCAGGCAAGAAGAAGGCCCGATAG
- the rpmJ gene encoding 50S ribosomal protein L36, translating to MKVNPSVKPICEHCRVIRRKGRVMVICKSNPRHKQRQG from the coding sequence ATGAAGGTCAACCCCAGCGTCAAGCCCATCTGCGAGCACTGCCGTGTCATCCGCCGCAAGGGCCGCGTCATGGTGATCTGCAAGAGCAACCCGCGCCACAAGCAGCGCCAGGGCTGA
- the infA gene encoding translation initiation factor IF-1, producing the protein MAKKDGVIEIEGSVLEALPNAMFRVELTNGHKVLAHISGKMRQHYIRILPEDRVIVELSPYDLTRGRIVYRYK; encoded by the coding sequence ATGGCCAAGAAAGACGGCGTCATCGAGATCGAAGGCTCGGTGCTCGAAGCTCTGCCCAACGCGATGTTCCGCGTTGAGCTGACCAACGGACACAAGGTCCTCGCGCACATCTCCGGGAAGATGCGCCAGCACTACATCCGCATCCTCCCCGAGGACCGCGTGATCGTGGAGCTGAGCCCGTACGACCTGACCCGCGGCCGGATCGTCTACCGCTACAAGTGA
- a CDS encoding LCP family protein: MPDAPRRPLARHGRLPRRRGWGTLLGFVAATVAVVLVSGTSVAAIAGAQLAAAPHTVELSTDDQNTAKTADITAMQGGANILLLGSDTRVGQFDSDENVEGARNDVTILVHISQDHQQLTAVSFPRDLKVPIPACTNPETGTSYPAVDSELINESLGHGGISCAVDTVENLTGLTIPYAGLITFDGVIEMSNAVGGVDVCVAKPIDDSYTGLQLSAGQHTLAGQDALAFLRSRHGVGDGSDLARISSQQVFLSALLRKVTSDGTLSNPVTLYKLAGAALSNMTLSDGLAQTRTLVGLASTLRGMSTSDMLFVQYPVVDDPSDTAHVLVDEAAAHDLNVVLQQDRKTSLSDSSTGRASEESPTAAGTPGSDAPASDAPAAGDDAASGAATGTPTGTATAAGTPTATPLPSSISGQSASEQTCTVGN; encoded by the coding sequence GTGCCTGACGCGCCCCGCCGCCCCCTCGCCCGTCACGGTCGACTGCCGCGCCGTCGCGGATGGGGCACGCTGCTGGGGTTCGTCGCGGCCACGGTCGCCGTCGTCCTGGTCAGCGGCACGAGCGTCGCGGCGATCGCCGGCGCACAGCTCGCCGCGGCACCGCACACGGTCGAGCTCAGCACCGACGACCAGAACACCGCGAAGACCGCCGACATCACGGCGATGCAGGGCGGCGCGAACATCCTGCTCCTCGGCAGCGACACCCGCGTCGGGCAGTTCGACTCGGACGAGAACGTCGAGGGCGCCCGGAACGACGTGACGATCCTCGTCCACATCTCGCAGGACCACCAGCAGCTCACGGCCGTCAGCTTCCCCCGCGACCTCAAGGTCCCGATCCCGGCGTGCACGAACCCCGAGACGGGCACCTCGTACCCGGCCGTGGACAGCGAGCTCATCAACGAGTCCCTCGGGCACGGTGGGATCTCCTGCGCCGTGGACACGGTCGAGAACCTGACCGGGCTGACGATCCCCTACGCCGGACTCATCACCTTCGACGGTGTGATCGAGATGTCGAACGCCGTGGGCGGCGTCGACGTCTGCGTCGCGAAGCCCATCGACGACTCGTACACCGGCCTGCAGCTCTCGGCCGGTCAGCACACCCTCGCCGGCCAGGACGCGCTCGCGTTCCTGCGCAGCCGGCACGGCGTCGGTGACGGCAGCGACCTCGCGCGCATCAGCTCCCAGCAGGTCTTCCTGTCCGCCCTGCTCCGGAAGGTCACCTCGGACGGCACCCTGTCGAACCCGGTGACCCTCTACAAGCTGGCCGGTGCGGCGCTGTCGAACATGACGCTCTCCGACGGCCTGGCGCAGACCCGCACCCTCGTCGGACTCGCCTCGACCCTGCGGGGCATGAGCACCTCGGACATGCTGTTCGTGCAGTACCCGGTCGTCGACGACCCCTCCGACACCGCGCACGTGCTCGTCGACGAGGCGGCGGCGCACGACCTCAACGTCGTGCTGCAGCAGGACCGCAAGACCTCGCTGAGCGACTCGTCCACCGGCCGGGCGTCGGAGGAGTCCCCGACCGCGGCGGGCACCCCGGGGAGCGACGCGCCGGCGTCCGACGCGCCGGCCGCGGGGGACGATGCGGCGAGCGGAGCTGCGACCGGGACGCCCACGGGTACGGCGACCGCTGCCGGGACGCCGACGGCGACCCCGCTGCCCTCGAGCATCTCCGGTCAGTCGGCGTCCGAGCAGACCTGCACCGTCGGGAACTGA
- the map gene encoding type I methionyl aminopeptidase, with the protein MVRPGLLTEAALVAVRAAIRPGVTTGELDAIAERTIREGGGVPNFQLVPGYRHTLCVSVNDEIVHGIPGERVLEPGDIVSVDAGAEVDGWNGDSAFTTVLPGGDAPVTAARQMLCDTTERSLWHGIAALAHARNLNEVGAVIEDAIDETGAWGIVEDFTGHGIGRSMHEDPPVFNYRVRGAGPAVRPGLVVAIEPMVTAGTIDSSTDDDDWTIRTLDGSDAAHWEHSVAVHADGIWVLTASDGGASGLVPLGVTPVPVP; encoded by the coding sequence ATGGTCCGTCCCGGACTGCTCACCGAGGCCGCGCTCGTCGCGGTCCGTGCTGCGATCCGCCCGGGCGTCACCACGGGCGAGCTCGACGCGATCGCCGAGCGGACGATCCGCGAGGGCGGTGGCGTCCCGAACTTCCAGCTCGTCCCGGGCTACCGGCACACCCTGTGCGTGTCCGTGAACGACGAGATCGTCCACGGGATCCCCGGCGAACGCGTACTCGAGCCGGGCGACATCGTCTCGGTCGACGCCGGTGCAGAGGTCGACGGGTGGAACGGTGACAGCGCCTTCACGACGGTGCTCCCCGGCGGCGACGCTCCCGTGACGGCGGCGCGCCAGATGCTCTGCGACACCACGGAGCGCTCGCTCTGGCACGGCATCGCGGCGCTCGCACACGCACGGAACCTCAACGAGGTGGGCGCGGTGATCGAGGACGCCATCGACGAGACGGGCGCCTGGGGCATCGTCGAGGACTTCACGGGGCACGGGATCGGCCGGTCGATGCACGAGGACCCGCCCGTCTTCAACTACCGGGTCCGCGGTGCCGGTCCGGCGGTCCGGCCCGGTCTGGTCGTGGCGATCGAACCGATGGTGACGGCCGGGACGATCGACAGCTCCACGGACGACGACGACTGGACGATCAGGACCCTCGACGGTTCCGACGCGGCGCACTGGGAGCACTCGGTGGCCGTGCACGCCGACGGCATCTGGGTGCTCACCGCATCGGACGGCGGCGCCTCCGGCCTCGTGCCGCTCGGCGTCACGCCCGTCCCCGTTCCGTAG
- a CDS encoding adenylate kinase, translated as MSARLIIVGPPGAGKGTQAGRIAEGFGVPAISTGDIFRKNVSDGTPLGVQAKAIMDAGNYVPDELTNELVKSRLAEPDAEQGFLLDGYPRTVGQVEYLDALLAEQGAAIDAVVQLVADQDALVARLLKRAEDQGRSDDNEETIRRRQEVYTEQTAPIVAAYAERGLVVDVDGLGGIDEVGDRIQAALSSRGLTAGV; from the coding sequence TTGAGCGCACGCCTCATCATCGTCGGACCTCCCGGAGCCGGGAAGGGCACCCAGGCCGGTCGCATCGCCGAGGGCTTCGGCGTCCCCGCGATCTCCACGGGTGACATCTTCCGCAAGAACGTCTCCGACGGCACACCGTTGGGCGTGCAGGCCAAGGCGATCATGGACGCGGGGAACTACGTCCCCGACGAACTGACGAACGAGCTCGTCAAGTCGCGCCTCGCCGAGCCGGACGCCGAGCAGGGCTTCCTGCTCGACGGCTACCCCCGCACGGTGGGCCAGGTCGAGTACCTCGACGCGCTGCTCGCGGAGCAGGGCGCCGCGATCGACGCCGTCGTGCAGCTCGTCGCCGACCAGGACGCGCTCGTCGCGCGGCTCCTGAAGCGCGCCGAGGACCAGGGGCGCAGCGACGACAACGAGGAGACCATCCGGCGTCGCCAGGAGGTCTACACGGAGCAGACCGCGCCGATCGTCGCGGCGTACGCCGAGCGCGGTCTCGTGGTCGACGTGGACGGCCTCGGCGGCATCGACGAGGTCGGGGACCGCATCCAGGCGGCGCTCAGCTCGCGCGGCCTCACCGCGGGCGTCTGA